The Halorussus rarus genome includes the window AGTCGACGACTACCGAGGAGAGAACGACGTCGGGTCGGTCGAGGCGCGGTTCGTGCTGGCGACCATCGGGGGCGTCCCGGTCGGTGCGGGTGTGGGGGTCCGTGCTCATGATGCTCCGAGCGCGTCTGCGGGTTCGCCGAGGAATGATTAAGGATTTTCTATGAGGAATATATATCCGACCGAAGCGGACTGAACTCTCGGTATCCCCCGTTCGCGGCCGGGTCGGGCGGATAGTCGTCCCGACGATGCGGTCGCGGTGCGCCGGTCCGCCGCCGAAAGCAAAATCTTATGTTTAGGACCGCCTAAAATCACGGCTGACGATGCCGCCCGGGGCGACAAGACTGGTGATACTCGATGTCCGCGCACTCTGAATCTGAAGACGACACGGCCGAGAACCGAGCGAACAGCCGACACCTCGGCGAGGGACGGCCCGACGGGGAGTCGGAACCGTCGAGCGTCCTCCACGCCGAGGGGCTGGAACTCAGCTACCCCACGTCCGAGGAGCCGGTCGTCGAGTGCGACCGCATCGACGTGCCGGAGGGCGAGATCACCGCGCTCGTCGGCCCGAACGGTTCTGGCAAGAGCACGCTGCTGAAGGGGCTCTCGAAGCACCTGCAACCCGACTGCGGGTCGATCGTCCTCGACGGGCGCGCCATCCAGGAGTACGGCGACAAGGAGCTCGCCCGCGAGCTCGGCCTGCTCTCCCAGGAGAACAGTTCGCCCGGCAGCATCACCGTCGAGGACCTGGTGTACCACGGCCGGTACCCCCACCGCGGGTTCTTCGACTCCGTGACCGACGAGGACCGCGAGGCGGTCGAGCGCGCCATCGACCTCGCGGGCGTCGAGCACCTCCGCGACGAGGAGGTCGGCAACCTCAGCGGCGGCCAGAAGCAATTGGCGTGGATCGCGATGGTGCTCGCCCAGGACACCGACGTCCTGCTGCTCGACGAGCCGACCACCTTCCTCGACCTCCACCACCAGCTGGCCGTGATGGAGGTCGTCAGGGAGCTCAACGAGGAGGAGGGCGTCACGGTCGCGGTCGTGCTCCACGACATCGCCCAGGCCGCGCGGTTCGCCGACTACCTCGTCGCGCTGAACGACGGCGAGCCCTACGACTGGGGGCCGCCCCGCGAGGTCGTCACCGAGGACCTGCTGGCCGACGTGTTCGAGGTCGACGCCGCGGTGACCTACACCCCCGACCCCGAGATCGTCCCGAAGCGCTCGCTGTAAGGCGGTGTATCGCACCGGTCGTCCGGGCATCTTCTCGCCGTCGGTCGTCGCGTTGTCGTTTCCCCGAGCCGGCGGTCTCGACGCTTCGGGGATGAAGTACAAGGACTCGCGGCGCGATTCCAACGTATGGAGCTCCGAGAGACTGCCGAGAACCGTGGAAAGCTCGCCCGCTTACTGTTCGCCGTCGTCCTGGCGGTCGTAGCCGCCGTTTCGCTCCGGAAGGGGAAGCGGGCGACGGGCGTACTCGCTGGCGTCGGCGCGCTCGCGCTGGGGTACAGTTCGACGACCGACTCCGACGAACTGGCGCCCGAGGCCGACGAACTGGCGGAGACGGTCGATATCGGCGGGTCGAGCGAGGACGCGGAACTGCGCTGCGCGATCTGCGGCGAGCCCATTCGCCTGGGCCAGCGGCGGGGACCGGACGAGAACGACGACACCGCTCACGAGGCCTGTATCGAGCAGGCCCAGTGAGGGCGGCCCGCATCTGCCGTGCCGTCGCGTGACCCCGCCGAAGCGAGAGGGGTCCGACTGGGCCGCCCGGTCGCGGAAATCGTACGCCGACGCTCTGACTCGAACGACGCGTCGCTTCGCGCGTCCGGGACGACCTAGAAGTCCTCGGCGGTGTCGATGCCGACGACGATACCGCGGTCCGCCTCCTCGAACCGCACGTCGGCGTCGTGGGCGTCGGCGAACGCGAGTCGCGCCTGCTCGGTGTGTGCGTACTCGACCGCGTCGGCGAGGTCGCCCTCGAAGTCGAACTCCTCGCGCAGGTCGTCCCACACGGATCCGGGAACGCGATACGCCCGGGTGTCGTCGACGGTCGCGTGGTCGTACTCGCGCTCGAACTCGGAGTGGCGGCCGATCAGGTCGGCGTGGAGGACGACGAGCGCGTCCGCGACGGTTTCGGCGTCGACCCCGTACCGGTCGGCTGCCCGGTCGAGCACGCTGTCGTCGACGTGTGCCTCGCCCGCGTCGGAAGTGGCGTCGTCGGACATCGGTTCGGGGAGAGAACGGGAGCCTGCGGTTTCCGGCTTTCGGGCGAATCGGAGACGCACTCGTTCTTCGCGTCGTCGTTTCACGAAGAGAGACGGCTGGAAGACGGACGGGGCGGGACGCTATTCGGGGGCGACGACCGCACTACACCCCACGCATTCCGCGTAGATTCCCGTCGTCCCGTCGGTTCTCTCGTACTCGATTAGCTTCGACGGGGCGGCGATGACTACCCCACATTCCGGACAGGTGCCTAGCAACGTCGTGGTTGATGACATGGGTGACTGAGCGACTGGGTCGCCACGAGCGGACAACTCGACTCAACTCACTTAGCGTTTTGTCAGACGGAGGGTCGTCCGATGAGAAATCGTCGAAAGGATAACGGGGAGAGTACAGGACCGCCAGTGTGACGCACGTACTCCACCCATACCGTAGCGCCGCGCGTTCGTACAGCAGCGAGGGAAACCGGGTAGACGGGGGATTCGAACCTCACCGAGCCGTTCCCGGCGTGCGGCGCTTCGCGCTGTTCCGGGCGTGCGACTCGTCCGGTTCGAATCCTTCGAGAACCAGTCGACGGTGCGCGGACTCCTCGCTGCGCTCGTCGCGTTGCGCCGTCAGAAGTGGGTCGGGGCAGATTCGAACTGCCGACCTGCTCCGTGTGAAGGAGCTGTCATAACCGGACTAGACTACCGACCCGGGCGTCCCAAGGTTTCGCCTTCCGGGACTTAAGACTTACTTTACGGTCGGAAAACTGACGGCCG containing:
- a CDS encoding ABC transporter ATP-binding protein — its product is MSAHSESEDDTAENRANSRHLGEGRPDGESEPSSVLHAEGLELSYPTSEEPVVECDRIDVPEGEITALVGPNGSGKSTLLKGLSKHLQPDCGSIVLDGRAIQEYGDKELARELGLLSQENSSPGSITVEDLVYHGRYPHRGFFDSVTDEDREAVERAIDLAGVEHLRDEEVGNLSGGQKQLAWIAMVLAQDTDVLLLDEPTTFLDLHHQLAVMEVVRELNEEEGVTVAVVLHDIAQAARFADYLVALNDGEPYDWGPPREVVTEDLLADVFEVDAAVTYTPDPEIVPKRSL
- a CDS encoding DUF2892 domain-containing protein, which gives rise to MELRETAENRGKLARLLFAVVLAVVAAVSLRKGKRATGVLAGVGALALGYSSTTDSDELAPEADELAETVDIGGSSEDAELRCAICGEPIRLGQRRGPDENDDTAHEACIEQAQ
- a CDS encoding DUF7837 family putative zinc-binding protein, with amino-acid sequence MSSTTTLLGTCPECGVVIAAPSKLIEYERTDGTTGIYAECVGCSAVVAPE